GATTTACACCGGAAATAATCTCGATACTGCGTATAATTATTTGGGACAAAACTTTGGTCTGAAAAAATTTGCTGGATACAAAAACATTTCTCCAAATTCATTCGTGCATTATATGAGTTCGCACCCAACCCAAGGTGATCCAGGTACTAGATTTCAAGCTAGAAATTATATGCATGGATTTAACAGAGATGGACAAATAGTCAATCCGTGCACTTTTCCATACGGCAGCGTCTTAGGCGGGGTGAATTGTGCATTGGTTAATCCTCGATTCATGTACTCAGGGGATCCAGTTACAAATTTTGGATGGATAAATAATTCTCCAACAGATAATAGATATATGTTCAATACAGGTCCATTTTCACTTGAACTCAACAAACCGATTGATATCATTGTCGCTTATATTGTTGGAAGAGGAACAAATGCAATAAATTCGGTTCACATTGGTAGATGGTTTGTACAAAATGCATTTGATGAATATCGCAGTAATTTTGGAACAACCACTGGAATTGAAGACGAAGATAATACAGCCACTATTCCAAATGAATTCAAGCTATTTCAAAACTATCCGAATCCGTTTAATCCGAGTACAGTTATCAGCTTTCAGCTCTCAGCTTTCAGCCATGTAACGTTGAAAGTTTATGATATACTGGGGAGAGAAGTCGCAACATTGGTTAATGAAGAACTTGATACTGGCATACATCATTCTCCATTCTCAATTTTCAATTCTCAATTGCCCAGCGGGATTTATTTCTATCAGCTTCGTGCTGGTGAATATGTTGAGACAAAAAAAATGATCATTATAAAATGAGATTAAATCAAACCTGAAAGTTTTAATCTAATTCTCAGAAACCTTCAGGTTTAATCCGCCTTAGCGTTTCGCTTCGGCGGACGAGTTGGTAGGGCTAAATTCCCCGCCGCTCAAGGCGCAAACAAAATATTGTTATCCGAAATGATACCCTGCTGCTTAAGGCACGGAGGTTCATTTATATTTCTTTCGCTAATTCCAAAAATCTTTTATATGGAATGGCGACAAGACTTTCAGCATTAAAAGCTCCATTAGATAGACTGATCATAGAAACTTTTGCAGCCGTTTCTT
This Ignavibacteria bacterium DNA region includes the following protein-coding sequences:
- a CDS encoding T9SS type A sorting domain-containing protein — translated: IYTGNNLDTAYNYLGQNFGLKKFAGYKNISPNSFVHYMSSHPTQGDPGTRFQARNYMHGFNRDGQIVNPCTFPYGSVLGGVNCALVNPRFMYSGDPVTNFGWINNSPTDNRYMFNTGPFSLELNKPIDIIVAYIVGRGTNAINSVHIGRWFVQNAFDEYRSNFGTTTGIEDEDNTATIPNEFKLFQNYPNPFNPSTVISFQLSAFSHVTLKVYDILGREVATLVNEELDTGIHHSPFSIFNSQLPSGIYFYQLRAGEYVETKKMIIIK